CGATAATGGGCAATATAAAACGATTGCCCAGTAATTTTCATATTAAATAAACTGACTAATGAAGTGGACCCAATGTGCTTCAGCGTGTTTAGGGTTAGTGTTCACAACTAATATAGGATAATTCAATGACTCAGCAACGCTACAAACCTAATACGACTGTGGCCTGTGTGATCCATTGCCAACAAAAGTTTTTATTCGTCGAAGAAATCATTGAAGGTGAAGTTCGTTTCAATCAACCTGCTGGTCATATTGAGGCTCTAGAATCAATTCCACAGGCTTGTAAACGAGAAGTTAATGAAGAGACTGGGTTAGATATTGAATTGGCAGGCTTGATTGGTATCTATCAATTCAGCGCAGATGAGCAATTGGCTTTTGTGCGGTTTACCTTCGCAGCAGAGACTGAAAACTTGATAGATTGCCAGCCTTTAGATGAAGCGATTAAGGCTTGTCACTGGCTTACATTAGATGAAATAAAGTCCCGTAAACATCAACTTAGAAGCCCTTTGGTGATAAAATGCATCGAGGACTATT
This window of the Shewanella goraebulensis genome carries:
- a CDS encoding NUDIX hydrolase yields the protein MTQQRYKPNTTVACVIHCQQKFLFVEEIIEGEVRFNQPAGHIEALESIPQACKREVNEETGLDIELAGLIGIYQFSADEQLAFVRFTFAAETENLIDCQPLDEAIKACHWLTLDEIKSRKHQLRSPLVIKCIEDYLHKGHSPLSLIDSDLQMIADNNNA